From the genome of Spinacia oleracea cultivar Varoflay chromosome 2, BTI_SOV_V1, whole genome shotgun sequence, one region includes:
- the LOC110787947 gene encoding ribulose-1,5 bisphosphate carboxylase/oxygenase large subunit N-methyltransferase, chloroplastic — protein MAEASTIVFQTTLRPSFFSQNHHHHLQFAKPFRTPKTPFRCSISTTDTPTPASVDRIPWGCDADSLENAEALQDWLTKLGLPPQKMRIEKVNVGERGLVANNNIRKGEKLLFVPPSLVISADSKWSCPEAGEVLKRNSVPDWPLIATYLISEASLSGSSRWSNYISALPRQPYSLLYWTRSELDRYLEASQIRQRAIERSNDVIGTYNDLKLRIFSKHPDLFPEEVYNLETFRWSFGILFSRLVRLPSMDGKVALVPWADMLNHSCQVETYLDYDKSSEGIFFTTDRPYQPGEQVFISYGKKSNGELLLSYGFVPKEGTNPSDSAELSLSLEKSDECYEEKLEALMKHGLSGSQCFPLQVTGWPVEMMAYAYLVVSPPSMLNQFDEMAATASNKTGSKKNIRYPEIDEQAFQFILDTCEASIVKYTKFLQASGSMDLDVTSPKQLNRRLFLKQLAVDLCNSERRILYRTQYILRRRLRDIREGELKALRLFDGFRNWFKGGD, from the exons ATGGCGGAAGCTTCAACAATAGTATTCCAAACCACACTACGTCCTTCCTTCTTCtctcaaaaccatcatcatcaccttcaattCGCTAAACCCTTCCGTACACCCAAAACTCCATTTCGGTGCTCAATTTCCACCACTGACACTCCTACCCCTGCTTCCGTGGACAGAATTCCGTGGGGATGCGATGCCGATTCACTCGAAAACGCTGAGGCGTTGCAGGATTGGCTTACTAAGTTGGGTTTACCCCCTCAGAAGATGAGGATTGAGAAGGTTAATGTTGGTGAAAGAGGTCTTGTTGctaataataatattagaaaAGGGGAAAAGCTTCTCTTTGTTCCTCCCTCTCTTGTTATTTCTGCTGATTCG AAGTGGAGCTGTCCTGAGGCTGGTGAAGTGTTGAAAAGGAATTCTGTTCCCGATTGGCCGCTGATTGCGACGTACCTAATAAGTGAAGCAAGTCTATCAGGTTCATCAAGATGGAGCAATTATATCTCAGCCTTGCCTCGGCAGCCCTATTCTCTTTTGTATTG GACACGTTCAGAGCTGGATAGATATTTGGAAGCATCACAGATTAGACAAAGAGCTATTGAAAGGAGTAATGATGTTATTGGAAC ATACAATGATTTGAAGCTCAGGATATTCTCGAAACACCCTGATTTATTCCCTGAAGAA GTTTATAATTTGGAGACATTTAGATGGTCATTTGGCATCCTTTTCTCACGATTG GTAAGATTACCTTCAATGGATGGTAAAGTAGCATTGGTACCATGGGCAGATATGCTGAATCACAGTTGCCAG GTGGAAACATATTTGGATTACGACAAGTCTTCAGAAGGCATTTTCTTCACAACTGACCGTCCATACCAGCCAGGTGAGCAG GTGTTTATATCTTATGGAAAAAAGTCTAATGGAGAGCTATTACTATCATATGGTTTTGTTCCTAAGGAAGGAACCAATCCTTCTGATTCTGCTGAATTGTCATTGTCACTTGAAAAATCTGACGAATGTTACGAGGAGAAGTTGGAAGCTTTGATGAAACACGGGTTATCAGG GTCTCAGTGCTTTCCTTTGCAAGTGACTGGTTGGCCGGTAGAGATGATGGCTTATGCTTACCTGGTAGTCAGCCCGCCAAGCATGCTAAACCAATTTGACGAG ATGGCTGCTACAGCATCAAATAAAACAGGGTCCAAGAAGAATATTAGATACCCGGAAATAGACGAGCAAGCTTTCCAATTCATATTAGACACTTGTGAAGCAAGCATTGTAAAATACACTAAATTCTTGCAG GCAAGTGGATCTATGGATTTGGATGTGACCTCACCGAAGCAGCTTAACCGAAGATTGTTTTTGAAGCAACTAGCCGTGGACTTGTGCAACAGTGAGAGGAGGATATTGTATCGCACCCAATAT ATACTAAGGAGGAGATTGAGAGATATAAGAGAAGGTGAGCTGAAAGCTCTCAGATTATTTGATGGTTTCCGGAATTGGTTTAAAGGAGGAGATTGA